The genomic interval CCTTTTCCATCAAAAGAAAACTTTATTAAGTATCAAAGGGGATACTTGACCTGGTCTGAAACAAGCAGGCCAGTTCGAGCTTTACAAACCCAAGACATAAAGCATGATCTTGTTACAAaccaaagaaacaaaatataaattattccaATTCAATCACCTAAAACCTGATACATGGCCCGATTATTACtgttaaaaaaacaaattgaaacaaaattatatgACAAGCTTAGAGAATATGGGGTTACAATACCAAACAAGTAGAACACAAGATATTTCAAACAGTTATCTTTTATATGTGTTATAGATTATATGTCTCTTTTGCTTTCAGACAAGTGACAGTTGTGATAGTAGTGATATATTGTTTGTACATGGTGTAAATGTTGTATTGACCTCGTCCACATAGCAAAAAGAAGGGCCAAAACGAGTTTTGAGAATATCAagtaaatatgaaaaattcaTTGAATACCAAGTAAGCCATTAATCTAGCTTTgagaatataatataaatatgaatttaatgtAATAATAAGATTCTCTGTATATCCCCTTAGACACTCCAAGCGTGTTTTTTGACTGCTATTTCCTAGTAAAGTACTACACAATCACGTGATAGTAAAGAGTATTAAACTCGGCAAGACTGCTTCCTTCTGAAAGTTAACACTGCTTTTCTGTGAAGCTTGGACTAATTCAATCATCCTCCACATATAAAACTCTATAAGCCTTTGCACAGATCTATAGAAACTGTAACCGATTCAATTTTCAACttcaatatttatatataaactcCCAAATAGCAAGCCCTTACACAGATAGAGAGAGATGGCTTCATTACCACAGAAGACTGTACAACATTTCACCCATGACCATCCATTAACAGAAGTTGACGCAAGGACAGAGTTTGTCTGCGATGGTTGTAGGACTCTAGGTGTTGGCACAAGGTATGGATGTGAGTCCTGCGATTTTGATCTCCACGATCACTGTGCCACCTGCCCTTTGGAGCTCTCTTCTTTTATGCACGAACATGATCTGAAACTCGTCGTTAGCAAGCCACAGGCTACGTCCCTGCAGAACGAGCGTTTCTGTGACTTGTGCGGCGACCCTGTCCAAGGGATTTTCTATCAGTGCAGGCTATGCGAATTCGATGTGCACCCTCTTTGTACCAAATTGCCTGAATATATACGGCACGTGATGCATAAGGAGCATCCTTTGAGGCTGCAAGGATCGGTGCCTGGTAGGTGTATGGTCTGCAAAGATACATGCACGTCTTGGCATTATAGGTGTGGGATTTGCTGTTTTGATCTTCACCTTGAGTGTGTTTTAGCACCTTGTGAGGAGGAGGCGACGTCAACGTCAACCTCTCGATCTTTGAAAAGCCCAGTTCCACCACCATCACCATCAGCTCCGTATCTTTGTAATGCTTATGGCTATGGGGCCATTCCGCCACCACCATCACCATCAGCTCCGTCTCTTTATAATGCTTATGGCTATGGGGCCATTCCGccaccaccatcatcatcagcttcGCCTTATTATGTTTATGGCTATGGAGCCATTcaaccaccaccaccaccaccaccatctTCGCCTTATTATGCATATGGCTATGGTGCCATTCCACCACCTCCTTATTCTGCGTATGGTTACAGGCCTTCTGCTCATGGCTATGGAACCCCCTCCAGCTCGGGCGGATATCACCTCAACAATCATCCGCAATGTAGTAGTCAAGTTCAGGGAGTTGGGGGAAAGAATCGAAAGAATATGTATGCAATAGCTGGGCAACTGGCTCTTGGAGTGGTTACTAACGTGGTGTTTGGAACCATCTTTTGGTGATCGAGCAGCTCATAAGAGCATTGGAGTTTCAGTTGCTTTCTTTGCATCTAATTTATTCTTGGTTTGAAGGCCAAAACATTGTAACTTCAAGCTATGAAACAAATTTATTTCTGCATTTAGAATTTGAGAGAAGGAAATAAGAGAAGCATGACAGACTTCGGACTTCCCCAATCTTCTACACCTATTTTTCATCACAGTGTCAGACTTGGCTCCCCTTCTAATGTTGCTGACAATTCAACCGGTAGCCAGAGTTGGATCCGGCTTGAGTCTAGATTTCTTAGCTCATCTCTCTTGTGTCTGGCCCAACTTCTCCAATTCTGGGCCAGCTATTCCCAGGTCTTGGTCAAATTCTCTGCTGGTTGAATTGGCACCACACTTGAGCTACTGACAAAAGAGAAAGGCCAGGCAAACGTCTGGTGTGCATATGGCCATTCCTGAAATTTGTGGTGAATATCGGATGCGGGCCTATCACCTACGACTGTTCTAATGTTTAAAGCCTTACTGTCTTAGTGTTTACCCTACGTGTCTACCGTCTACCCCATTTTTATGGTTCCTCCACAAGAATTAGGCCAACTGGCAGGTATCGTTTTAAGGTGGTTGTTGACTTGTTATGTCCTAGCATGCTTTGCTGTATTGACACGATTCCTTACAGTAACAGGCCTTATCCAGGCACTATGTCTTTACCCCAAACCTTTTCCCTTATGTTTTTCtagttaaaaatcaaattgaaatgTCGCCTTCCCTTGCAAAAGTGAAATAAATCTACTAGTTTTTAGGTTCTGAACAGGCCCTTTCACTCCTCTAAAGCAACCCGTTTTTTGCTAAATGCATGCTATCAATGATAATTATAGTGTATATATGAAGCAGGTAATCATAAACATTACGTTACAAATCTGCAATCAACACCGTAAAGGAATTAAACATCCCTCATATTATACAAATTAAAGGGTACCCCAAGGGAGAAATGCTTTGCCAGAAGACCATCAACATTGTCTTTTAGACTCCTGGAAACGACACCAACCATGCCTGAAATTGCTCTCAACAAACAGTAGGCAGTATCATTTGATACCTCGTTTTGGTGTTTTTTTCAtcattgttataattttatgatGACAGATTATGTTGAATCATGCTTTTTGATGAGTTTTTTATTGTTGCTAGTCATAAAAGCATAAAGTTGAATGGTTTTTTTAAGttcaatatattttgatgGAAAGAGCAGATTGGTGGATTCAATCACAAGATAAAGAAATCATTCTAAATGACCCTAATCATTGTTTTATGCAGTCGGATGGCCACCGTATTGAAGAATCAAATGGAAATCTGTCCCTTCCTAGCTCTGCAAACAAATCAAACACGTCATGTGAATTTAGATCTGCCACGACATTGAAATTACTGaaaaacactttttttttgctcCTGAAAACTTTCGGCTGGGGAAACCAAGGGTTGTTCCTGGCAAGCTTTATTGCACGCTTCCGCTTCTGAAAGGCTCAGACAAGGACTCTGATCAGCTGTTGGGTGAAGAAACTGGGCAAATGGAATATTCCTGGGGTGTATCTGCACCTTGAGAGCAGATATAAAGTGTTAAAGGAAGCCGTGAAGACTTAAAAAACAGCCTTTAAGCACGACTTTCTGGTGCTTAAAGATCGTTCAATGAATTTTGCTGGCAACCTTGTTTTGTCGTCTACCAGGGGGGGCCCTGCAGTACGTGGCGATTGCTCCATCGTCGGCGTTGTTTCTCTCTCACCCTAATGATTGGAGGGTATAAATGTTGGAAACTAATCAGGGTGATTTGTGAAAGAACACCCAACGCCTACGAGTCGCCTCACCAACATTAACTcagaaaataatagaaaaaaagaaacaaaagaaatcgTCTTCTGGTCATCCTCACTATCTAATCGCTGCATATTTTGACGCGGCAAAAAGGACAAGACTGCTTCCTTGAGAAATATCGAGGCATTGTCCCTTCTCTCTGGATTCCATGGAATTTAATCGAGCTTTCATCAAAAACGTGAAGCGTCTGGTCGTCAAGGTCAGCTACAAAGCAACCTGCAAAACTTACTTTCCCATATGGCTGATTTTCCATTTCCATGTGCAACATCATGTTCATGTGCATGTCTTTTCTGAACTGTTCTGGCAATTTGGCATGCCAATTGCCATGCACAACCCTCCCTCTTTTGGAAAGAGAAAGCatccaattttatttttagtacaATAaaacatagtacaaaatcttGGGGAACATATGTATTTTTGGTCCAACCAaaacaatattattttaaggttttggagCTTGCTTGCTGCCCTTGCAATATTTACATGTATTCAAAAAAAAACCTCTTTTACACTTCTAAATTTAGctatttatatgaaaaattaataaaatgattttgaatattaattagatccataaaaaatatagGTCCATAAAAATCTAATCCTCTTCCACATGAAACCATGTGACAAGACAAACAGAAGGGACTGAATTCGATTTGGAATTTTCCATTTGCTTGATATTACTATAAACTTATATGTTGCAGCTGTTGCTAGGTGATTGGACATAGGAAGATACATAGGGACACGATGCAAAATcagacttttcttctttcaaactCTTAAAACTTTCAAGTTTACATGTGAATTCTCCATCATGAATTATTTCTGTTAAGAACATTCAACGTATTTGTTTTCCCAAAGGGACCTCCATGATGTAACAGTACTGCAATTTTTATAGCTAAGAGGCAAATCATTGTAAGTAAGGGTGAGCATCAATCGGATGATTGATCGATGTCAATTGACGATAAGTTCagttagtttaattttatttttttattttaatattaattaatcagaatgttaatatttagaaattttaaaatatattatataatatatatatatatatgtatttggtTAAATTAAAGACATTTAAGCTTATTAtgtattaataattaaaacgAGTTTAGATAAACCAATTCAAACTATATTcgattttaagataaaattcgatcaattttaattatttaaaatttaagatcgAACTGATGGAACCGATCTAATCCTCACTCCTTATCAGGAagattgtaatttaatttattcggaaagatatttataggatttaatttatactattttttaaaatcctGCTGGATATCCATAAAGAGACTTACTAAATTTCctgataaaaaaaagtaacgAAGGATCCGAGGAAATAGGGGCGCGTGTCCCGTAAACAATGGAACCCTTCCTCGTCGCACGTCAGTTACTAAATTAATAATACTCATTGTCATGTCGTCATCTGTGTCCCCATGTGACTGCTTCTGCCAGGATTCCCCTACGGACCAACCCACCCTAAACTCCTGCAACAAActataaacaattttttaattttattttccttttttatttaatttcacCCCCTTTATTTCAGACCACTATATATTGGAACTACTTGGACGTGGCAAACCGCTGCGGCTGcctcatcatcttcttctcaGACTCGCTCTCTGTCACACTCTGCCCacgagaaagaaagaaagaaagaaagaactgATTGCCTGACTCGACCGAGTTGATTTTCACTCGCTTAAAAGTGGACTCCATGGATCCTTCTCGTGCTTTTGTGACAAATGTCAAGCGTCTCATTGTCAAggtttctgttttttttttcttttccggGAAAATGTTGAACCggttttttgagtttttggttaatttggtttgtttttttttttgataatgtGGTTTTgatttaatgtttttagttaaaaaggattgattttgatttatgggttttggttgaaaaAGGTGGGAACAGCAGTGGTGACTCGAGCTGATGGGAGATTAGCGTTGGGGAGGCTTGGAGCTTTATGTGAGCAGGTAAATGTTGAAAGAACAAGGGAAAGATGGGACTTTTGATGTCCCATTGTTGCAGCATCTCTCTAGGAAGGAGATGTTGTGGCTAACAAAactgttaattttttaaatgaattggTTGGTTGCAGCTTAAGGAACTAAATTCTCAAGGCTATGAGATTGTTTTGGTCACTTCAGGTGCTGTTGGTCTTGGTCGCCAAAGGCTTAGATACAGGAAATTGGTTAACAGCAGGTGTCATTTCTTAAAtacccttttctttctttatcttttcttttttttggtcaTAAACATAAAACAGTTATTGCCTTCTGAGAAAATTTgtatgaaaagattttttcttCGTTTTGTAGCTTGGCTGATCTTCAAAACCTACAATTTGAACTCGATGGGAAGGCATGTGCTGCTGTTGGGCAGAGTAGTTTAATGGCTCTTTACGACACCTTGTTTAGCCAGGTGAAAAAGAATATGATTTCTAGTCGTGCGTAGTATGCATTTGGCAacctcttgttttctttttcggTGTTTTACTTGCTTTAATATTATTCTTAATCTTTATGCAGCTTGATGTCACTTCGTCACAACATCTCGTGACGGATAGTGATTTTAGGAGTGTTAGTTTCAGAAAGCAACTCTCTGAAACAGTGCAATCATTACTAGCTTTGAAAGTTATTCCTATTTTCAATGAGAATGATGCAGTCAGTACTCGAAGAGCGCCTTATCAGGTATGCAACTTCTTTCCcctaatttgaatttgtttttttttttctcgttGTGttgataaatgaaaattttcattccatATTACCCAAAAGCCGGAAACTGCAACAGAGTTACAAAGAGTAAATACAATCAGTGTTTAAACCAAATACAAACAGTTTGAATTCGCTTTTGCTATTCATTCTAGTGATATCAAAAGATTCTTTACTAAACTAGAA from Theobroma cacao cultivar B97-61/B2 chromosome 5, Criollo_cocoa_genome_V2, whole genome shotgun sequence carries:
- the LOC18597689 gene encoding uncharacterized protein LOC18597689, which produces MASLPQKTVQHFTHDHPLTEVDARTEFVCDGCRTLGVGTRYGCESCDFDLHDHCATCPLELSSFMHEHDLKLVVSKPQATSLQNERFCDLCGDPVQGIFYQCRLCEFDVHPLCTKLPEYIRHVMHKEHPLRLQGSVPGRCMVCKDTCTSWHYRCGICCFDLHLECVLAPCEEEATSTSTSRSLKSPVPPPSPSAPYLCNAYGYGAIPPPPSPSAPSLYNAYGYGAIPPPPSSSASPYYVYGYGAIQPPPPPPPSSPYYAYGYGAIPPPPYSAYGYRPSAHGYGTPSSSGGYHLNNHPQCSSQVQGVGGKNRKNMYAIAGQLALGVVTNVVFGTIFW